TTCTTCCACTAGGAAATTTGGACTTCTTGCATATCTTGTAGGttctcaacaacaacaacaacaacaacaacaataataataataatgtctTGCTTGAGGTGTTGATCATTTTTCATCTTCATGTTTCCTAAGTCTAATAAGCTAACCTTTCATTCATTAGAACTTAAACCCTGTATACTAGCAAAAAATTATTGACCTAAATGATCATGTTGTCAATCAACCACCAAAGTGAACTATGGCCCATGCTAGGTACCAATTTTCTTACACCTTCTACACACGAGCCCATAGTGCAAACTTAGTTGTCTCGCCAAGACTGATAGGTCTCCATTCATTGGCTTGTGCTGCTAGCCTCCATCATGCGAACACCACAGAATCGACCTTTGAAGCACATCTCCATGCCATGGGCCAAAACTTGTACTAGATTTGGATGATGGTCACATATTTGAGTGGTTGTGCCCTCGTGTCGACCTTGCTAGGTGAGAGTAGAGATCTCGACCACCGTCATCCATGACTTTTTGTTATGTTTTCTCGTGAAGACATAATAGTTCCAAAGCCAAACAAAAAGTTAGGATAGGGCTCCACAATGTCAAGATTGGTCACCAACCAAGAGTGACATAGGTGTAAAGAAAGCATTGTCCCTTACCTTCACTAACATGTGGGACCCATGTGTAAGTGGgttgaaaatttttttgttCGTCCTCTCCCTCTCGCCTCTTGGTACCTCGCTACCCCCCACCCACCTTCCCACATCACCCTGcatgctctctctctttctttctctctccctctccataTTCAACAATTGTAGCCTTGGCACAACATTGGCTTGGTGGTCTACATACAACCTCTATGACATAGGTGAGTACACCTGGAAGCAGACGTTGGGTGCTGCCCTTTCTATAGTTGATGGGAGTTGTTTTCTCAATTGGGGAAATTTTTTAAGGAAAGGGAGTCTTTCTCAATCTACTAGATCGTGTTTTTGTCCCATACATCCTTAAATCATAGAATTTAGGGAAAATGATATTTCATTTCTCAATATGATAGGCATGCTCTGACTAGATTCCACTTAATAATAATGTCATCCTCTCACCAGAATTTGACTATATTCAGTTGATCTTTTCCTTATGGATATATATGTTGTTTCTTTTGTGACAGACAATAGTATTAGCAAAGAAGAGGATATGGAATATTTTGAGTCCGAGCGACTTAATCTAGTTGCGATAAGAGCTGCAACAAACAATTTCTCAGATGAAAACAAACTTGGAGAGGGAGGTTTTGGAGAAGTATTCAAGGTACATTTTCCTCTATATATAAACATAATGCAATGTTACAACATACTAGGTACTTTCAGTCATGATGCACTATTATCGTCAAATTGGCAATGCAAACTGTGCAGTACTAGAGTGTCAGGCTGTCACTTTAACTAAAATGCACAATCATAATATATGACTGATCTATCGAAAAATGGTGAAACCGGGTTCTTTGCTTTTTTAGAGTTCAAGGGCATTGCCCGTGCATTAGCATTACCAAAAACCAACAGATATAGCGTTCATTACATCGTGAAAACCTTAAAGCAAAGTACCTTAAAGCataactgaaaaaaaaaactaatactGAGAAAGCACGCTGAGCTAAAGACCAGAGATTACATCCCCCAAACATCAAACTTAGACAAATTGACCCATTTCCTCTCTAACATCACCTGCTCCAGATTAGCGCCATCCATCAGCAAAGCTTCAGCTTCCTCAGGTACATTTGTGCTCTTCTGGTCATTCGCAGTTTGGAATAGGAACCTCTCCAATTTGTTACTCACTTGATATCAACCAGGTAACCTGTGAGGTCTTGTGGATAGACTCTTCATCTTCTCCAGCCGTATCAAGAACTCctcctgtttctcttttggacAGAGCACACACCAGCTTTGTATCATGGCTATTACCTTCAATAACAGCACTCGGCCATCCTTCCACAACAGCCCCTAAAAGCATAGAATATTCCTCAGTTTCGCCATTCCACAGCCCCCACAGGGCAGCAACACTACTAAAAATTTCTTATTGCTCAGCCCCATGGTACCTAAAGATACAAAATCTGTGCCGACCTCCCTATCCAAAATCTGAGACATATAGCTCCACAATTGTCTAGCTACTACACACTCAAAGAAAAGGTGTACCTGGTTCAGTCTCTCAGAATAGAACAGACAAAGACTGGTCATGTACCTTTCTCTAATACTCAaattatctctatttttagtaacTTATTCTTAGAAAACAGCCAAAGAAACAAGTGAACCCTAGGAGGAATCTTAAGACTCCAGACTGCAGGCACTGCACATACAATGGAACGGCACCCCTAAAATTAATAATTTTGTACAAAGACTGGGAAGAGTAAACACCTTTACAGTTAAACTGCCAAATCAAAGAATCCTCCTCTTTAGCAAAACTAATAGTAGAGACTAATTGAACTAACTCTATCCAAAGATTCATAAGTCTGTCATTTACACACCTCCTAAAAGTATATTTGAGATTACACCCATCCCAAAGAGTACCCACTGGGTTCTTTGCTTTGTGCAGGGTACGTTACAGGACGGGGAAGAGATAGCTGTGAAGAGGCTTTCACAGAATTCCTCACAGGGTTTCCACGAGCTTAAGAATGAACTCGTGCTGGCTGCCAAACTCAAACACAGGAATCTGGTGCAGCTCCTGGGGGTGTGCCTGCAAGAAGAGAAGCTACTCATTTATGAGTACATGCCCAACAGAAGCTTAGATACCTTCCTTCTCGGTATACATCAAACATTCAAAGTACGTACTGTTCAAATTCAAGTAAGAGAACTCACATGGATTATTGATTTAGTCTCTTGTTGTGAACATGCAGATCCAGTGAGACGGCAGCAGCTGGATTGGAGCAAGAGGTTTGCCATCATCTGCGGTATTGCACGGGGACTTCTCTACCTCCACGTGGAGTCCCGCCTGAAGGTCATCCACAGAGATCTGAAGCCGAGCAATGTGTTGCTCGATGCAGACATGAACCCTAAAATTTCAGACTTCGGCATCGCCAGAGCTTTCCATGGAGACCAATCTAGGGATATAACAAGACAACCTGTCGGAACCCTGTATGTCCCCAAGTTCTAACAGAGTGTGCCAATCGATATAATTAGTCAATAAGCTCGATTAATTCTTAGTTTCTGATCTTGATAGCACATGTTGATGCATGCAGCGGGTACATGTCTCCGGAGTATGCCTACTGGGGGCACGTCTCCTCCAAGTCAGACATGTTCAGCTTCGGTGTTATAGTCCTGGAGATGGTGACCGGCCGAAGGAACAACAGTGCATATGACTCTGAAATAGACTCCGTGTCTGTGCTGAGCCATGTAAGTGTGCGATGTTGCTAAGAATGATTTTTCCCGTGTCCCATGTATTTCTTCACATACATACTCGTCTATGAAATCAATGGTCTGTGCAGGTCTGGGAGAAGTGGAGAGCAGGTTCGACAGCAGATGTGGTTGACCCATTGCTGGCCGAGTCAGGGTACCCGGAAACTGAGGTCCTCAACTGCATTGAGGTCGGGCTCCTATGTGTCCAGGAGAACCCGGCCGATCGGCCGGACGCTTCTGCTGTGGTGCTTATGCTCAGCAGTCCGACCTCTACTTCCGATGACAGGCGAACCCCGTCCAGGCCAGCCTTCGCCTTCAGCTCCGGCTTCCCTGCTGCTGCCTCAGGTGGCCCAGCAGCCGGTTCTTGGAGTTCTGACAGTGTGCTGATTGGCGATCAGCAGCGCTCAACGGCCGCGGTTTCGGAGAACGAGATGTCCATCTCAGAGCTTCAGCCGAGGTAGATTTGTGTGCAGCACAGGGTGCAGAGCACAAGCCACAAGCTGAGCTCAGTTCAGCCTAAAATTAATCTCATGGATGTTAATTGAAGTGAGTAGTACGTACCAAGTTTACTTCAAAGGCATGGCCAAAGGTAAACCATAGTATGgtaaagagaaaaaaaacagagaaaTTTTGGTGCCCATGAAACCGTTATGTGCCAAATTATAAAGATCGTCCAACTCATTTGATCCAGCGGCTTTACGTTGTCAACCATCACTCCATGATCAGTCCCAacgcctcttttttttttttttgactgaaCTGGAGGGGCCGGAGCCCCTGCAGATTTATTGATAGAGTTTTGGAAAGCAAGTACAAAATACAAAAAACAAAAAGCAAGTATTAAACAGGTACTATTCCTTCTCCTCTCTT
This window of the Sorghum bicolor cultivar BTx623 chromosome 7, Sorghum_bicolor_NCBIv3, whole genome shotgun sequence genome carries:
- the LOC8073249 gene encoding cysteine-rich receptor-like protein kinase 15 isoform X2; protein product: MRFLQCRLSSPHLRNTTTMPSSPSRGSGLLFFSLAMVACLFTVVLSADSEWTWFDCQSSSTAASSSTNSTFWSNVVALLDALPSAAAPTGFASLSLGNGTDRAFVRGICRGDSTASQCTTYLRNAALSIRSHCNSTRRAAIWYDDGSTVTYPAPMFCFVSYADTNASTAHEDAYWQEFQNSFVVSNTAVLETAYSTLMSSLAARVVVNGSGTGTPPSPAPMFATGAAVYDPTAPNGTMYGLLQCMRDRTAAECAKCLNDSVQQLPSCCRGHRGGIVMGYNCYLRMEVYPYYDLALDGPPLVLAPAPAPAPSTFSGESRPGKKTFGATLPIALAVGTVLAAVLVVVAIFLCRRNKAKQKQNPQDNSISKEEDMEYFESERLNLVAIRAATNNFSDENKLGEGGFGEVFKGTLQDGEEIAVKRLSQNSSQGFHELKNELVLAAKLKHRNLVQLLGVCLQEEKLLIYEYMPNRSLDTFLLDPVRRQQLDWSKRFAIICGIARGLLYLHVESRLKVIHRDLKPSNVLLDADMNPKISDFGIARAFHGDQSRDITRQPVGTLGYMSPEYAYWGHVSSKSDMFSFGVIVLEMVTGRRNNSAYDSEIDSVSVLSHVWEKWRAGSTADVVDPLLAESGYPETEVLNCIEVGLLCVQENPADRPDASAVVLMLSSPTSTSDDRRTPSRPAFAFSSGFPAAASGGPAAGSWSSDSVLIGDQQRSTAAVSENEMSISELQPR
- the LOC8073249 gene encoding cysteine-rich receptor-like protein kinase 15 isoform X1 translates to MRFLQCRLSSPHLRNTTTMPSSPSRGSGLLFFSLAMVACLFTVVLSADSEWTWFDCQSSSTAASSSTNSTFWSNVVALLDALPSAAAPTGFASLSLGNGTDRAFVRGICRGDSTASQCTTYLRNAALSIRSHCNSTRRAAIWYDDGSTVTYPAPMFCFVSYADTNASTAHEDAYWQEFQNSFVVSNTAVLETAYSTLMSSLAARVVVNGSGTGTPPSPAPMFATGAAVYDPTAPNGTMYGLLQCMRDRTAAECAKCLNDSVQQLPSCCRGHRGGIVMGYNCYLRMEVYPYYDLALDGPPLVLAPAPAPAPSTFSGESRPGKKTFGATLPIALAVGTVLAAVLVVVAIFLCRRNKAKQKQNPQDNSISKEEDMEYFESERLNLVAIRAATNNFSDENKLGEGGFGEVFKGTLQDGEEIAVKRLSQNSSQGFHELKNELVLAAKLKHRNLVQLLGVCLQEEKLLIYEYMPNRSLDTFLLVSCCEHADPVRRQQLDWSKRFAIICGIARGLLYLHVESRLKVIHRDLKPSNVLLDADMNPKISDFGIARAFHGDQSRDITRQPVGTLGYMSPEYAYWGHVSSKSDMFSFGVIVLEMVTGRRNNSAYDSEIDSVSVLSHVWEKWRAGSTADVVDPLLAESGYPETEVLNCIEVGLLCVQENPADRPDASAVVLMLSSPTSTSDDRRTPSRPAFAFSSGFPAAASGGPAAGSWSSDSVLIGDQQRSTAAVSENEMSISELQPR